A single region of the Pseudorhodoplanes sp. genome encodes:
- the flgG gene encoding flagellar basal-body rod protein FlgG, with protein sequence MRALHTAATGMMAQELNVQVISNNIANMRTTGYKRQRAEFQDLLYEQVRRVGTQASAQGTQLPAGVEIGSGVKTVGTPRIMTQGPMIQSGKEYDVAIRGEGFFQIQMPDGRTAYTRDGSFEIDSQGRLVTAQGNLVQPGITVPQNASGFTINAQGQVFVTPVGTTTPTQIGQLELAIFINKAGLQGIGDNLYLETPASGTPQTGQPQALGYGSLLQGNLEQANVEAVSEISDLIAAQRAYEMNAKVISATDQMLQSTTGMMR encoded by the coding sequence ATGAGAGCGTTACACACCGCAGCGACCGGAATGATGGCCCAGGAACTCAACGTTCAGGTCATCTCCAACAATATCGCCAACATGCGGACGACTGGTTACAAGCGCCAGCGCGCCGAATTCCAGGATCTGCTCTACGAACAGGTGCGCCGCGTCGGCACCCAGGCCTCCGCACAGGGCACGCAATTGCCCGCAGGCGTCGAGATCGGCTCCGGCGTCAAGACCGTCGGCACTCCGCGCATCATGACGCAAGGCCCGATGATCCAGTCGGGCAAGGAATACGACGTCGCCATCCGCGGCGAAGGCTTCTTCCAGATTCAAATGCCGGACGGCCGCACCGCCTATACGCGCGACGGCTCCTTTGAAATCGACTCGCAGGGGCGCCTGGTGACGGCGCAAGGCAATCTGGTGCAGCCAGGCATCACCGTGCCGCAGAATGCCAGCGGCTTCACCATCAATGCGCAAGGCCAGGTGTTTGTCACGCCGGTCGGCACGACCACGCCGACGCAGATCGGCCAGCTCGAACTTGCCATCTTCATCAACAAGGCCGGCCTGCAAGGCATCGGCGACAACCTCTATCTGGAAACGCCGGCCTCCGGCACGCCGCAAACCGGTCAGCCGCAAGCGCTCGGCTATGGCAGCCTGCTGCAAGGCAATCTCGAACAGGCGAATGTTGAGGCGGTCAGCGAGATTTCCGATCTGATCGCGGCGCAACGCGCCTACGA